GCGTTGCGGTGCGCCGCCTGTTCTCGCAACGATCCGGGCGGCTGCCGATCGGACGGGCATCTCGATCGTGTGATCAGTGCTGAACACGATCCGCTACCTGGTCGGCAACGGAATCAAGTGGCGGGCGCTGTCGGCGGACCTTCCGCCGCCGACGAGACCCTGTCCTGATCAAGGAGTTCCACGAACCGGCAGCGCTCGCGGGTGCGCGAGAGGGCGGGCGGGGCGGGACACCGAGCCGAGGGGCGGGCGTGATCGACTCGCCGTCAGTCGAGGCGGCGGACGTCGTCGCCGGATCCAGCAGCCGCGGCTTCGACGGCGGCAAGCTGGTCAACGACCGTAGGCGGCACGTCGTGGTCGGCACGCTCGGTCGGCACGCTGCTGGCCGTACGGTCGCCGTCGCGGACATCGGCGACCGCACCGCCGCTGAGGGGCTGCTCGCCCAGGTGGCCGCTGCGCACCACCTGCTGGAGCTCGTCTCGGCCGACGGCGGCTACCCCGGCGGCCTACACCCGCACCGGCTCCGTCTGCTGGCGTGCCATGGGAGCTGCGAGAACAAGCAGGTAGCGCTTGTCCGGACGAGGACCCCGGTTCTGCGACCGACCGTCCGCGTCTACAGCCCTGACGAGCGCGTTGTCCTCTACGAGGTCATGCGCTGGTTCATTGGAGCAGGTGGCCGACCAGGTGGAACGGTGCCGCATCGCGTTCGAGCAGGAGGAATCTGAAGCAGTGGAGTGATCCCGCCGGGAATGGTGTGATCACGGCATCGGAGCCGTGCCGGTCACCCTCCCCTTTCCGGGCTGAGCCCGCGTGCCATCCACCTGACCCTGCGGCAGCTCGCACCACGGTTCGGGGTGTCGAGGTCGGAGGCGGACCGCATCATCGGCCGTCTCGGACCGATCTTCGCATCGACGCCGGCACCCACCTGGTCTCCGTGGTCGGCCGGCCGCTCGCCCGAAACCGTAGCGACCAAGGTCTCTGTCCGAGGCCATCAGTAGGGTTCGCAGACATGGGAGCAAGCAGATGGTCGTACTTCACACCCTTCCGGCAGAGCGAGCAGGACGCGCTGGACGATCTCCGCGAGACGGTCTTCGCCCGGGACGCCGAGTACTACCGGGAATTGGGCGTCGAGACGCTGGCCGAGCTGATGGCGAGCGGATGGTTGGTGGAGGAGCCGGCGCATTCGGTGCTGGACGTCGAGCGCGTGGTCCGCTGTGAGGAGGACATGGAGGAGCCCGGCGACGTGAGGGTGATCGAAGCGGCGGAAGTCGTCGAGCTCT
This is a stretch of genomic DNA from Streptomyces sp. R44. It encodes these proteins:
- a CDS encoding transposase produces the protein MIDSPSVEAADVVAGSSSRGFDGGKLVNDRRRHVVVGTLGRHAAGRTVAVADIGDRTAAEGLLAQVAAAHHLLELVSADGGYPGGLHPHRLRLLACHGSCENKQVALVRTRTPVLRPTVRVYSPDERVVLYEVMRWFIGAGGRPGGTVPHRVRAGGI